The following is a genomic window from Solanum lycopersicum chromosome 6, SLM_r2.1.
ATATTAGTATCTAATCTGTTGGGAAGCATCAATATTAGAATACAGACTCTAGTATTACTTACCGATCCTAAACGTGCTTTCCCCTTCACAATGCAGTAAGGGATTTCCATCTTTCTGCATAGTGCAGGAAGCCAGACAACCAACTCTATTGGGTCCACATCATGAGCAATCACTACTAACTGAGCTTTGTTCTGAAAATatatcaatggaaaatatttacTACATAGACTAAAAGAGATGTGCTTGAGAAAGTAGAAGAGGACCAAAACAAACCTGCTCAATAAGATAAGTGATGTGCTTAAGCCCATACTTCACAATAATGGGTTTCTTTGTTTCCGGAGTTTTTCCTTCAGCCTCAGCTTGAGCCCTTTTGACAAGACGCTCCTTCTTTGCAGCTTTGTCCTCAGGTCTGTACTTAAGAAGCATCTTGAAAAGTGTTGTAGCTGCATGTTGAAAcacaataaaatacaatttgaGTCTCACTGAAATAAGATACAACATGAGAGTAGAACAAAACAAAAGATGAGCTGTGATCTGATAAACAATACTACAAATTTTGGTCTAGTGAAGAAGTGGGAACATAATGGTAAATTAAAATGGTAGCAGCCGCATGATAGTTCAATCAAATTATATTAGCAGTTACTAAGCAATTTTTACTCTCAAAAAAGAAAGCTTATTAACGAGATCATATTAAATTTTGCAGCAGTGGATTCTAAACAGGACAATAATATCTCAGTTAGCCAGCCACATGGTTAATGGAACTATAATATCAGTCTGTCAATAGTTTCGGATGTGTGAGCCTGGTACATATTGCTCACCGAGCAAAAGACGAGGTGTTTACAATATTTAAACAAGATGTGATAAAATTGGAATCATAAGAATACACAAGCAAAGCACAAACAACCGATCATTCAACTGCCTTCAAGTTCGTTCGTAGTGAGGCATAGTTCAAACATACAAGGAAACATGTTATAGTTTTACATACAACAGAGCGAAGCAAAGTTCAAACATATACGGAAACACGTTATAGTTTCATATACAACACAGTGAGGCATAGTTCAAACAGATACCACTCATTAAGCCAACAGTTCCTATACACGTCTTGATCGATAAGATGCAACATAAAACATActgatataaaagctaaaaaataatagtaagaaGCTGGAGAAAATCAAAATCGAGTGgaattaatatacatatagaGAGAGAGGCCACAGATTTAGCTTTTACattgtaaaaaaaatcattatagaAATGAAGCAGCTGCAAATGCAGTGGATCGGACATAGAGGACTGATTGTCTAGTTTTTAACAGAGATACAGCAATAACTAATCAAAAACGCAACATGAAATTAGGATAATGGTATTATACTGACCGAGATTTTTATCAAGAGTTTTGGTGAACTGATTAAGTGCTGGAGGAACCTTCAATCGCATCTTCAGAATCCTCTTCTTCCTTTGAAGGGTAACATTCCGAGGCCATCTTACGTTCCTTGTTACATCCTTCTTTGGCGGCAGAGCTCCACCGATACCGAACTGCTTTGGCCGCTTCTCGAATAGTGGATTCACCACCTTAGACTTCTCCGGCTTCTTCTTTGCTGCTACTGCAACACCCTTCTTTGGAGCCtacagagaaaaaaaaagaaggaaaaatacgTGAATACGAGTTCCAAAAACGAAGTAGAGAAGAGAAAATGTAACCATGGTTGAGAGCATACCATTTTTTCCTGTTGAGTCTGCTACCACGATCTGATGAACAAACCCTAAATGGAGAAGAACACACTGATATACAGAGACGGATGTCAATGAGTTTTTAGGGTTTAAGATGTGTGCGACGCTACTTAACTGGGCCTTTACTGAACTTCTGTAAATTTGGGCCTGGACTCCTtttaataagaagaaaaaaagaaggaatttAGCATGGGTTGGCCATTTTCATATCCTCTAATTAAACAAATAGCCCATCTTTGCAAAATAATATAGCTTAAATTTAAGTGTCGTGGTTAATAAATTCtatgattattaaattaaaaatgtgtCTAATAACTTAAATCTTTTGATCTTA
Proteins encoded in this region:
- the LOC101246256 gene encoding large ribosomal subunit protein eL8y, which gives rise to MAPKKGVAVAAKKKPEKSKVVNPLFEKRPKQFGIGGALPPKKDVTRNVRWPRNVTLQRKKRILKMRLKVPPALNQFTKTLDKNLATTLFKMLLKYRPEDKAAKKERLVKRAQAEAEGKTPETKKPIIVKYGLKHITYLIEQNKAQLVVIAHDVDPIELVVWLPALCRKMEIPYCIVKGKARLGSIVHKKTASALCLTTVKNEDKMEFSRVLEAIKANFNDKYEENRKKWGGGIMGSKSQARTKAKERVLAKEAAQRLN